One window of Hallerella porci genomic DNA carries:
- a CDS encoding transglycosylase SLT domain-containing protein has product MLKKILLVGCLIGSAWCATDSAQALIPGYDFQNKVIRYERNKKNCDSLSTGLDKEFACAAAAYYNGEFAKSLSQYQKLIGKDSSLDKSILSRIARSQFEEKEFAKARKTLSTGDSRFQNDAEWKEFADRIRLDLTLEDPNIKPKAKADSIDIFLKNYGNDPRVPLLRYKKGTLLEKAKWYKAAKNAYLYVIAHPSEYGDAAWKALRRIRSESINETLDEKITYSGKLCSKGFHEECIALIDSIFVIDQAKAPARDTTKKPKLKTSEDSLNFKLPPSTITLKNRISLWENRAAAYKNLKKDSAAISAYEFLTDSVEARANWLQSLIRLYRANGMDSLAAKIDDLFQTKFRFTLQNANNIWVRAFELEQAGKFDEAIASYDSLSNPRFKNSNKVKWVSFRIALCYLKQNKIDSAIAAFQKAKSEDFLWSSSGARMFLGNIYLAQGKLEEAKAEYLDCIKDFPVGYYAHRSRIKLVENKLLDSAAVPWLAPQDISDSATLAWIRSIQNGSADSSHSIGRYNMVKRLLDLGFAEEAFDLFTFAKKKNSGRLDFLYSYGSLFQTYGELIPGYALARNFQNAIPRAYLGEAPRSVMKFLYPKPFEDKVLAAADTSIDPLFVYSVMRQESTFNYLITSPANACGLLQIIPPTAKKLAAAEGIQNFSQNLLYNPYMNIRLGVRYLKDLLVEYENDPMYVLANYNAGPRPAKRWQAAGKEMTWDLRAEEISYWETRDYVKRCIGNYWVYSEVWAR; this is encoded by the coding sequence ATGCTTAAAAAAATTCTTCTTGTCGGATGTCTCATCGGCTCGGCTTGGTGCGCGACAGATTCTGCGCAAGCGCTTATTCCTGGCTATGACTTTCAAAATAAAGTTATCCGATATGAACGCAACAAGAAGAATTGCGATTCTCTTTCGACGGGACTTGACAAAGAATTTGCATGCGCTGCAGCCGCTTACTATAACGGCGAATTTGCAAAATCACTTTCCCAATATCAAAAACTCATCGGCAAAGATTCGAGTTTAGACAAAAGCATTCTTTCGCGAATTGCTCGCTCTCAATTCGAAGAAAAAGAATTTGCCAAAGCCCGCAAGACTTTGTCCACGGGAGATTCTCGTTTTCAAAATGACGCCGAATGGAAAGAATTTGCAGACCGCATCCGTTTGGATTTGACACTCGAAGATCCGAATATTAAACCAAAAGCGAAAGCAGATTCCATCGACATTTTTTTGAAGAATTATGGCAACGATCCTCGCGTTCCTCTTTTGCGTTATAAAAAAGGAACTCTCCTCGAAAAAGCGAAATGGTATAAAGCGGCGAAGAACGCTTACCTTTACGTCATCGCGCATCCGTCGGAATACGGAGACGCAGCGTGGAAAGCCTTGCGCCGCATCCGTTCGGAATCGATTAACGAAACCCTCGACGAAAAAATCACTTATTCCGGAAAACTTTGCAGCAAAGGTTTTCACGAAGAATGCATCGCCCTAATTGATTCCATTTTCGTCATCGATCAGGCGAAGGCACCTGCCCGCGATACAACGAAAAAGCCAAAGCTCAAAACGAGCGAAGATTCGTTGAATTTTAAATTGCCGCCGAGCACGATTACATTAAAAAATCGCATTTCTCTTTGGGAAAATCGAGCCGCTGCGTATAAAAATTTGAAGAAAGATTCCGCGGCCATTTCCGCTTACGAATTTTTAACCGATAGCGTCGAAGCCCGCGCGAACTGGCTGCAATCGCTGATTCGCCTTTACCGCGCAAACGGTATGGATTCTCTCGCTGCAAAAATCGATGATTTATTCCAAACAAAATTCCGTTTCACTTTACAAAATGCGAATAACATTTGGGTGCGCGCTTTTGAATTGGAACAAGCCGGAAAATTTGACGAAGCCATCGCCAGCTATGATTCGCTTTCTAATCCGCGTTTTAAAAACAGCAACAAAGTCAAATGGGTTTCTTTCCGCATCGCACTTTGTTATTTGAAACAAAATAAAATTGATTCGGCGATTGCCGCATTCCAAAAAGCGAAAAGCGAAGATTTCTTGTGGAGTTCAAGCGGCGCACGGATGTTCCTCGGAAACATTTACCTTGCACAAGGAAAACTCGAAGAAGCGAAAGCCGAATATCTCGATTGCATTAAAGATTTCCCTGTCGGCTATTACGCTCACCGTTCCCGCATAAAACTCGTCGAAAATAAATTGCTCGATTCTGCAGCCGTTCCTTGGCTTGCGCCGCAAGATATTTCGGACTCGGCAACTCTTGCGTGGATTCGTTCCATTCAAAATGGTTCCGCCGATTCTTCGCATAGCATTGGCCGTTACAACATGGTGAAACGCCTTTTGGATTTAGGCTTTGCCGAAGAAGCATTTGACCTTTTCACCTTTGCGAAAAAGAAAAATAGCGGGCGCTTGGATTTCTTGTATTCTTACGGTTCTCTTTTCCAAACTTACGGAGAACTCATCCCCGGTTACGCACTCGCTAGAAATTTTCAAAATGCAATTCCGCGGGCTTATCTCGGCGAAGCGCCGCGCAGCGTGATGAAATTTTTATACCCGAAACCATTTGAAGATAAAGTTCTCGCCGCGGCAGATACATCCATCGATCCGTTATTTGTTTACAGCGTGATGCGTCAAGAATCGACCTTTAATTATCTCATTACAAGTCCCGCCAATGCGTGCGGACTTTTGCAAATTATTCCGCCGACCGCAAAAAAATTAGCAGCCGCCGAAGGCATTCAAAACTTTTCGCAGAATTTACTTTACAATCCTTATATGAATATTCGCCTCGGCGTGCGTTATTTAAAAGATCTTCTCGTCGAATACGAAAATGATCCGATGTATGTTCTCGCCAATTACAATGCAGGGCCGCGTCCCGCCAAGCGTTGGCAAGCCGCCGGCAAAGAAATGACTTGGGATTTACGCGCCGAAGAAATCAGCTATTGGGAAACGCGCGATTACGTAAAACGCTGCATCGGCAATTATTGGGTTTATTCCGAAGTCTGGGCACGTTAA